The sequence below is a genomic window from Curtobacterium sp. MCPF17_002.
GGATCGCGATCGCGGAGGCCACGTCGCCACCGGCGTGTCCGCCCATGCCGTCCGCCACCGCGAACAGGTGCTGACCCGCGTAGCCGGAGTCCTGGTTGTTGGCGCGGATGCGCCCCACGTGGGACACAGCGGCGCTCAGCGTGCGAGCCGTCATCCGGGGTTACCGCCGAAGCTCGAACGTCGTCGTCCCGATCGTGATCGGCGTCCGCTCGGCGATCATCACGGGTGCGGTCACCTTCTGACCGTTGACGAAGGTGCCGTTCGTGGACTCGAGGTCGGTGAGGAGCCAGCCGTCGGCGCGCAGGTCGAGGCGGGCGTGGTTCGTGGAGGTGTAGTCGTCGCGGATCACCACGTTGGACTCGCTGGACCGGCCGATCGTGATCGGTCCGCCGCCGAGCGGCATCTCCATGCCCTCGCGCGATCCCTCGGTGATGACGAGACGGGTGGCGACCGGCGTGGCGGACTGCTGCCCCCCTGCAGGTTGACCGATGAGATCCGTGAACGCACCGTTCGACGCCGGCGCCGGGGCGGCCGCTGCCGGCACCGCGGGGGTCGTCGGACCGGACGCACCGGCCTTCGGATCGGTGGGGATGGTGCGCACGCGCTGACCGAAGAGGTCACTGCGCAGCGCGAAGACGATCACGAACACGAACAGCCAGAGCACCGCGAGGAACGCGAAGCGCAGGACGAGCAGGGTCAGCCCTGTGGTCACCTGGTACCTCCGTCGTTCTCGGGGATCACCCGGAACACCATACGGGTACGACCGATCTCGATCGTCGAATCCGGCTCCACGATGGCCTGTTGGAAGCGTTCGCCGTTCAGTTTCGACCCGTTCGTCGACCCGAGGTCGTTGGCCTGGGCGTGCTTGCCGTCCCAG
It includes:
- a CDS encoding FHA domain-containing protein; the protein is MTTGLTLLVLRFAFLAVLWLFVFVIVFALRSDLFGQRVRTIPTDPKAGASGPTTPAVPAAAAPAPASNGAFTDLIGQPAGGQQSATPVATRLVITEGSREGMEMPLGGGPITIGRSSESNVVIRDDYTSTNHARLDLRADGWLLTDLESTNGTFVNGQKVTAPVMIAERTPITIGTTTFELRR